Below is a genomic region from Pseudomonas berkeleyensis.
CGAACGGCTCGTCGCCGTCCTCGTGCACGGCCCAGGCGACCCAGGAGCCGGGGCGGCCATCGCCGAAGAAGCTGAGCAGCGTGGGGATGATGCCGTTGGGTGAAGTGGGGCGGCGGCGCTGTAGCTTGCCGGCGGCATTGCGGTATTCCTCATAGGGCAGGCGGTGATAGACCATCACCAGTTCGGCCTTGCCTGGCTGAGCGGCCTGGCGGCGTTCGGCGGCGATGCCGTGCTCGCCGAGGAAGCCGAAATGGGCGAAGGCTTCGAGGATGCCGCCGCAGCCCGGGCGGTTGGCGTGCAGGGTGCGCGAGTGGCTGCGCGTGGCTTCCAGCAGCGCGGTTTCCGACTGGCCGACGCAGACGCCGTGGAAGCTGGCGCTGAGCATCGACAGGTCGTTGAGCGTGTCGCCGGCGGCCAGCACCTGATCGTGATCCAGGTCGAGCCAGTCGGCCAGCGCCTGCAGGCTGCTGCCCTTGTTCACGCCCTTGGGCAAGAAGTCCAGGTACAGCTCGGCGGAATACAACAGGTCGCAGCCCAGTTCGTCGGCGATTTCGCGCAGCGCCGGGTTGGCCGCCTGCTCGGGTGTGCAAAAGTAGGAGCAGCGCCGTGCTTGTGGCACGTCCTGGCGTTCCAGGCCGAACGGTTCGATGGCACTGGCCACCTGGCTTTCGCCAGGCCAGCGCGCATCGACCACGCTTTGCAGCGGCTGGATCGGTTGCAGGCTGTCGCCATGCACCAGGGTCGCGCCAACGTCGGCGATGATGTAGTCCGGCTGCGGCAGCGTCGGGTCAGCCAGCAGTGGCAGTACTGCCTCCAGGCTGCGCCCGGTGACGTAGGCGAGCTTGATTTCGGGGTGGGCTGCGATGGTCTGGTAGAGGCTCAGACGATCTTCGGGGTCGCCAGCGAGAAAGGTTCCATCCAGGTCGGTAGCTAATAGCATCGTTGTTTCTCCAGAAGTGGCCGCTGCGGCTCTGCTCGAATGCAAGCAGAGCCGGGCCGGGTTCTGGCTGCTTGGGGTAGGCTCGGGGCCTTGCCGAAACAGCCTTCCTTAGGTGTTCAGGAGGCGTTGGGGGAGGGTTCCTCCGCGGCTTCGTGGTCTTGCGGTGGTGCATCGGGCATCAGCTCCAGCACCGTCGGGCTGGTGCGTAGCATGGGCACGAAGTGGGCGGCGTCGCCGCTGACCAGATCGCTGACATGGCGCAGTCGGTAGAAGGCGTAGGCCGCCAGCAGGCCGAGGGTGCTGGCGAAGTACAGCGGCAGTGCACTGGCGCCGAGCTGCTCCATCAGTACCCCGGCCAGCAGCGGCCCGCATACCGAGCCGATGCCGTTGACCATCAGCAGGCTGGCGGAGCCGGAGAGAATCTCGTCGCTGCGCAACTGGTCGATCAACTGCGCCACGGCAATGGGGTAGATGGCAAAAGCCAGGCCGCCCCAGATGAAGATCGCGCCTAGCAGCAGCGTGCCTGCTGGCAGCAGGCTCATCACCAGCGCCAGAACGACCGCCAGCAGCACCACCCAGAGCAGCACCTGGCGCCGGTCGTGGCGATCCGAGTAGATGCCGATGGGCCATTGCAGCAGGGCGCCGCCGAGAATGGTCGCTGTCATCAGAAGGCCGACGCCGGACGTGTCGAAACCGGCGAGGCTGGCATACACCGGTGCCATGCCCCAGAAACCGCCCATGGCCAGCCCGGACAGGCCGGCGGCGATGATGGCCAACGGCGCGATCTGCCACAGATGACGCAGGTTGGTCGGCGGCGACTCGGGCAGGGCTGGCTGCGCCTGGCGGGTGAGGGTGATGGGCATCAGCGCGGCGCTGATAAGGATGGCGGCGATGGCGAACAGGGTGAATTGCACCGGGTCGGCCAGGTGCAGCAGTTGCTGGGCCAGGGCCAGGGCGCCGAGGTTGACCGCCATGTACACGGCGAATACCTGGCCGCGCTTCTCGTTGGGGGCCTGGGCGTTGAGCCAGCTCTCGATGACCATGTACAGCGTTACCAGCGCCAGGCCGTAAAGCACGCGCAGCAGCAGCCAGACCCACGGATCGATCAGCAGCAGGTGGAGCAGGGCAGCGATGGCGGCCAGGGCGGCGCAACAGGCGAACGCACGGATGTGCCCGATGCGCCTGACCAGCGGTGTCGCCAGCCAGGTGCCGAGCAGGAACCCGACGAAGTACCCGGACATGATCAGGCCGAGCATCGTGGTGGAGTAGCCTTCGGCGACGCCACGCAGGGTCAGTAGGGTGTTGAGCAGACCATTGCCAAGCAGGAGTAACGCGACCCCGCTCAGCAATGAACTGATGGGGGCAATCAAGGACCACATGCGAACTACCCTAGGGAACTATGCCGGTGATGGCAAGCAGGAAGTACGCCAATGCTTAGCTAGATAACTAATTAAGTTTTTG
It encodes:
- a CDS encoding MFS transporter translates to MWSLIAPISSLLSGVALLLLGNGLLNTLLTLRGVAEGYSTTMLGLIMSGYFVGFLLGTWLATPLVRRIGHIRAFACCAALAAIAALLHLLLIDPWVWLLLRVLYGLALVTLYMVIESWLNAQAPNEKRGQVFAVYMAVNLGALALAQQLLHLADPVQFTLFAIAAILISAALMPITLTRQAQPALPESPPTNLRHLWQIAPLAIIAAGLSGLAMGGFWGMAPVYASLAGFDTSGVGLLMTATILGGALLQWPIGIYSDRHDRRQVLLWVVLLAVVLALVMSLLPAGTLLLGAIFIWGGLAFAIYPIAVAQLIDQLRSDEILSGSASLLMVNGIGSVCGPLLAGVLMEQLGASALPLYFASTLGLLAAYAFYRLRHVSDLVSGDAAHFVPMLRTSPTVLELMPDAPPQDHEAAEEPSPNAS